One part of the Nostoc sp. PCC 7120 = FACHB-418 genome encodes these proteins:
- a CDS encoding ArnT family glycosyltransferase: MLTGLVLLSLVILWLIFHNSERDWRSAVLSAAVSWGVLVTISTEVFSLLRIITFGWVLALWLLANLALGWIYYRLVKTGKRTLFSPKLPSITPVSLVLLGGVAFIIATITIIAIVAPPNNWDSMTYHMARVVHWIQNRSLAHYPTYYSAQLVHPPFAEVVILHLQILSGGDRFANLVQVFSMIGSIIGVSLIAQQLGADKRGQIFATVFCATLPMGILQSSSTQNDYAVCFWLVCLAHFVLLTLPDKNPPTHLVLSIGASCGLAVYTKSSGYIFAFPFMVWLFIWYVNSMRWKMWKSGVIVAAIFFTLNIGHYLRNFDLYGNPISAAEYSKEYKIEIYSLPTWISNIIRNLSLHTDIVRHLGLQKIIEPLTGKLTKIITIIHGFLGVDMTDSRITHPPNSYNGVPGLSFDENVAGNPLHLLLTLIAIAIFIFHKRLRSNKELLAYVLSLVAGFLLLCWMLKLQPYQSRHHLSLFVLFSAFVGLVFCQVWSRYFVTFLAVILLVTSMQFVFINKFRPIAAENNIFNTSRNELYFTNRPHLINSYFEATNFVKTIQCENIGLSLGTEQTPSARYWEYPFWVLLNNQQQRVIKFGHILNPTNFTAVKSQVYPHNQFQPCGIIAVRRDEEAPVESMIFKNVKYTKKLFSKPVTVLMKE; encoded by the coding sequence ATGCTGACTGGACTAGTCTTATTATCCTTAGTGATTCTTTGGCTGATTTTTCACAATTCTGAGCGAGATTGGCGTAGTGCTGTGTTATCAGCAGCAGTTTCCTGGGGTGTTCTAGTCACGATTTCCACGGAAGTTTTCAGCCTTTTGCGAATCATCACCTTTGGTTGGGTGCTAGCTTTGTGGTTGCTGGCTAATCTTGCTTTGGGATGGATTTACTATCGCCTCGTTAAAACAGGAAAGCGCACGCTCTTTTCCCCAAAACTTCCCTCAATCACTCCCGTTTCCTTAGTATTATTGGGTGGTGTAGCTTTTATTATTGCCACCATTACTATAATTGCGATCGTTGCTCCCCCAAATAACTGGGATTCCATGACTTATCACATGGCGCGGGTGGTGCATTGGATACAAAACCGTAGTCTGGCTCATTATCCTACCTACTACTCAGCCCAATTAGTTCACCCACCTTTTGCGGAGGTGGTGATTTTACATCTGCAAATTTTGAGTGGGGGCGATCGCTTTGCCAATTTAGTACAAGTGTTTAGTATGATTGGTAGCATCATCGGCGTATCATTAATTGCCCAGCAATTAGGAGCAGATAAGCGAGGACAGATTTTTGCTACCGTATTCTGTGCTACTCTCCCGATGGGTATTTTGCAAAGTTCTAGCACTCAAAACGATTATGCGGTTTGTTTTTGGCTAGTTTGTTTAGCCCATTTTGTGCTGTTGACTTTACCTGATAAAAATCCTCCCACGCACTTAGTCTTAAGTATTGGCGCCAGTTGTGGATTAGCCGTGTACACAAAGAGTTCTGGTTATATCTTTGCTTTTCCCTTCATGGTTTGGTTATTTATCTGGTATGTCAACTCAATGCGCTGGAAAATGTGGAAGTCAGGAGTGATTGTAGCTGCTATTTTCTTCACCTTAAATATCGGGCATTATTTACGTAATTTTGATTTATATGGTAATCCTATATCAGCAGCAGAATACTCCAAAGAATACAAGATAGAAATATATAGCCTACCTACATGGATTTCTAATATCATTCGTAATTTATCTTTGCATACAGATATTGTTAGACACTTAGGTTTGCAAAAAATTATAGAACCATTGACGGGTAAGCTAACTAAAATAATTACTATAATTCATGGCTTTTTAGGGGTGGATATGACCGACTCGCGGATAACCCATCCCCCCAACTCTTACAATGGTGTACCAGGGCTGTCTTTTGACGAAAATGTTGCGGGTAATCCTTTACATTTGTTACTGACTTTAATAGCTATAGCCATATTTATCTTTCATAAAAGATTGAGGAGCAATAAAGAATTACTAGCTTATGTCTTATCTTTGGTTGCTGGCTTTTTACTGTTATGTTGGATGCTAAAATTGCAGCCATATCAAAGTCGTCATCATCTTTCTTTATTCGTACTGTTCTCTGCTTTTGTCGGCTTAGTTTTCTGCCAAGTCTGGAGCCGTTATTTTGTCACATTCTTAGCGGTGATTCTTTTAGTAACATCCATGCAGTTTGTGTTTATCAATAAATTCCGACCCATAGCAGCAGAAAATAATATTTTTAATACTAGTAGAAACGAACTTTACTTTACTAATCGACCTCATCTGATCAATTCATATTTTGAGGCAACTAATTTTGTAAAAACTATACAATGTGAAAATATTGGACTTTCCTTGGGAACCGAACAAACTCCATCTGCCCGTTATTGGGAATATCCATTTTGGGTTCTATTAAATAATCAGCAGCAGCGAGTAATTAAGTTTGGACATATCTTAAACCCTACTAATTTTACTGCTGTGAAATCTCAAGTGTATCCACATAATCAATTTCAACCTTGTGGTATTATTGCCGTGAGAAGAGACGAAGAAGCGCCAGTAGAGTCAATGATTTTTAAAAATGTAAAATATACGAAAAAATTATTTTCTAAACCAGTGACTGTGTTGATGAAAGAGTAA
- the crtD gene encoding C-3',4' desaturase CrtD: MSNIVKQNKPRVVVIGAGIGGLTAGALLAHRGYSVLILDQALVPGGCASTFKRQGFTFDVGATQVAGLEPGGIHHRIFSELEIDLPDATPCDPACAVYLPGENTPINVWRDPKKWQEERQRQFPGSEPFWQLMATLFDASWEFQGRDPVLPPRNLWDLWQLTQAVRPSTLVTVPFTLFTVGDALRLCGLGNDHRLRTFLDLQLKLYSQVNAEETALLYAATALSVSQLPQGLFHLEGSMQVLSDRLVEALERDGGKLLMRHTVEQIKVENGKASAVVIRNQKTGEVWTEEADHIVANVTVQNLVQLLGDKAPSGYKQRVNKLPQASGAFVVYLGVDASAIPPECPPHLQFLYDADGVIGENNSLFVSVSHAGDGRAPEGKATIIASSFVDPERWWSTEDYPGLKQKFTQEAIAKLAQYFYLKPETIIYQEAATPRTFAHYTARDRGIVGGIGQRIPTFGPFGFANRTPIDHLWLVGDSTHPGEGTAGVSYSALTVVRQINHSH, from the coding sequence ATGTCTAATATTGTTAAGCAAAATAAACCCCGTGTAGTCGTGATTGGTGCGGGAATAGGCGGACTAACGGCTGGTGCATTATTAGCCCATCGCGGTTACAGCGTCCTCATATTAGACCAAGCCCTTGTTCCTGGGGGTTGTGCTTCCACATTTAAACGCCAAGGATTCACCTTTGATGTGGGTGCAACTCAGGTTGCAGGCTTAGAACCAGGGGGAATCCATCACCGCATCTTTTCGGAACTGGAAATAGATTTACCAGATGCAACACCTTGTGACCCTGCTTGTGCAGTTTATTTACCGGGGGAAAATACACCTATCAATGTTTGGCGCGACCCAAAAAAGTGGCAGGAAGAACGCCAAAGACAATTTCCTGGGAGTGAACCATTTTGGCAATTGATGGCTACTTTATTTGATGCCAGTTGGGAGTTTCAAGGACGTGACCCAGTTTTACCGCCGCGTAATTTGTGGGATTTGTGGCAGTTAACCCAGGCGGTACGTCCTAGTACCTTAGTTACTGTACCCTTCACACTATTTACCGTGGGTGACGCTTTAAGGTTGTGTGGTTTGGGAAATGACCACCGACTGAGGACATTTTTAGATTTGCAACTCAAACTATATTCTCAAGTCAACGCTGAGGAGACGGCTTTACTTTATGCTGCAACGGCGTTGAGTGTGTCCCAACTACCACAGGGATTATTTCACCTAGAAGGTAGTATGCAGGTATTAAGCGATCGCCTAGTCGAAGCGTTAGAAAGAGATGGCGGTAAATTATTGATGCGTCATACCGTTGAACAAATCAAAGTGGAAAACGGTAAAGCATCTGCTGTCGTCATCAGAAACCAAAAAACAGGGGAAGTTTGGACAGAAGAAGCAGACCACATAGTTGCTAACGTGACTGTGCAGAACCTAGTGCAACTATTAGGCGACAAGGCTCCATCAGGTTATAAGCAGCGTGTCAATAAACTCCCCCAAGCATCAGGGGCGTTTGTTGTGTATTTGGGTGTAGATGCTAGTGCTATCCCGCCCGAATGTCCCCCCCATTTGCAGTTTTTATATGATGCTGATGGTGTGATTGGGGAGAATAATTCTTTGTTTGTGTCGGTGAGTCATGCTGGTGATGGTCGCGCGCCAGAAGGAAAAGCTACAATTATTGCCTCATCTTTCGTAGACCCCGAACGGTGGTGGAGTACGGAAGATTACCCTGGTTTGAAACAGAAATTTACCCAAGAAGCGATCGCCAAATTAGCCCAATACTTTTATCTCAAACCAGAGACTATTATTTATCAAGAAGCTGCTACACCGCGTACCTTTGCCCATTACACAGCACGCGATCGCGGTATAGTCGGTGGTATTGGTCAAAGAATCCCCACATTCGGCCCCTTTGGTTTTGCCAATCGTACACCCATTGACCATCTGTGGTTAGTCGGTGACTCTACCCACCCAGGTGAAGGGACAGCCGGCGTAAGCTACTCGGCTTTAACTGTAGTTAGGCAAATTAATCATAGTCATTAG
- a CDS encoding MARVEL domain-containing protein has protein sequence MKYIKRHANKIELIVEVIFLVVLFLLGFFLDYKYAASLYWKYYLFMAVLALILLLPVYLQSRRKQELWLFIGFNLSLLALYFVTLSPVKPFTQFYLDIKHGMTIQEVQSRLNQRFPKGGRFPQPESQLLDEHQGVLENINPKEKGFLAVPNQCLNYILDLNDGRYNAEVVNVYFKNGEVVGMEYLPD, from the coding sequence ATGAAATATATCAAGCGTCACGCTAACAAAATTGAGCTTATTGTCGAGGTGATTTTTTTAGTGGTCTTATTTCTGCTGGGATTTTTTCTGGATTATAAATACGCTGCTTCCTTATATTGGAAATATTACTTATTTATGGCTGTTTTAGCCCTCATTTTACTTTTGCCAGTGTACTTGCAATCTCGGCGGAAACAAGAATTGTGGCTGTTTATCGGGTTCAATCTAAGTCTGTTAGCTTTGTACTTTGTAACTCTCTCGCCTGTCAAACCCTTCACTCAGTTTTATCTTGACATTAAACATGGGATGACAATTCAAGAAGTGCAAAGCAGATTAAACCAGCGTTTTCCCAAAGGTGGAAGATTTCCTCAGCCAGAATCGCAACTTCTTGATGAACATCAGGGTGTGCTAGAAAATATTAACCCAAAAGAAAAAGGCTTTTTAGCTGTACCTAACCAGTGTCTAAACTACATTCTTGACCTAAACGATGGTCGTTACAATGCAGAAGTGGTAAATGTTTATTTCAAAAATGGCGAAGTGGTAGGAATGGAGTATTTGCCCGATTGA
- a CDS encoding M16 family metallopeptidase, with amino-acid sequence MTSTLRKLPRLNAPKLHTLPNGLTIIVEQMPVEAVNLSLWIDVGSSVESDAINGMAHFLEHMIFKGTERLASGEFERHIEERGAVTNAATSQDYTHYYINTAPQDFAKLAPLQIDVVLNASIPDEAFERERFVVLEEIKRSEDNPRRRTFRRAMETAFAQLPYRRPVLGPESIISQLTPQQMRDFHASWYQPQSITAVAVGNLPEEQLIETITEGFNQLKKTPHSPLLTPHSLHLEPAFTEIVRREFVDESLQQARLIMVWRVPGLNQLEQTYGLDVLAGILAHGRTSRLVQDLREERGLVTSISVSNMSNRLQGTFYISAKCAVEDLAAVEEAIAQHIRKLQTELVTEKEIARVRKRVANRFIFGNETPSDRAGLYGFYQSLVGDLEPAFNYPAHIQTQEAPDLLLAANQYLCPEAYGVVVMKPA; translated from the coding sequence ATGACATCAACCCTGCGGAAACTGCCCCGACTTAATGCCCCAAAGCTACATACACTACCCAATGGTTTGACGATCATAGTGGAGCAAATGCCAGTTGAAGCCGTGAATCTCAGTTTGTGGATTGATGTTGGCTCATCTGTAGAATCTGATGCCATTAACGGTATGGCTCACTTTTTAGAACACATGATTTTTAAAGGAACTGAGCGCCTTGCCAGTGGTGAATTTGAACGTCACATAGAAGAACGGGGTGCTGTGACTAATGCCGCCACTAGTCAAGACTATACTCATTACTATATAAATACTGCTCCTCAAGACTTTGCCAAATTAGCACCATTACAAATAGATGTAGTTTTAAATGCCAGTATTCCTGATGAAGCCTTTGAACGTGAGCGCTTTGTGGTTTTGGAAGAAATTAAACGTTCTGAAGACAATCCCCGCCGCCGTACTTTCCGTCGGGCAATGGAAACAGCATTTGCACAGTTACCCTACCGCCGTCCAGTATTGGGGCCAGAATCGATAATTTCCCAACTTACACCCCAACAGATGCGAGATTTTCACGCAAGTTGGTATCAACCCCAGTCAATCACGGCTGTAGCTGTGGGTAATTTACCGGAAGAACAGTTAATTGAAACCATTACCGAAGGATTCAACCAACTCAAAAAAACTCCCCACTCCCCACTCCTTACTCCCCACTCCCTTCATCTCGAACCTGCATTTACAGAAATTGTCCGTCGGGAATTTGTGGATGAAAGTCTCCAGCAAGCAAGACTAATCATGGTTTGGCGAGTTCCTGGGTTGAACCAGCTAGAACAGACTTATGGCTTAGATGTTTTGGCTGGTATTCTGGCACATGGCAGAACATCTAGACTAGTTCAAGATTTGCGGGAAGAAAGAGGACTTGTGACTTCGATTTCTGTCAGCAATATGAGTAATCGCTTGCAAGGAACGTTTTATATTTCCGCTAAGTGTGCGGTAGAAGATTTAGCGGCTGTAGAGGAAGCGATCGCCCAACATATCCGTAAACTACAAACAGAGTTAGTCACAGAAAAAGAAATCGCCCGTGTCCGTAAGCGTGTAGCCAACAGATTTATTTTTGGCAACGAAACACCAAGCGATCGCGCTGGATTATATGGCTTCTATCAATCACTGGTAGGAGATTTAGAACCAGCATTTAACTACCCAGCCCACATTCAAACCCAAGAAGCACCAGATTTACTTTTGGCTGCTAACCAGTATCTTTGCCCGGAAGCTTATGGTGTAGTTGTCATGAAACCAGCGTAG
- a CDS encoding fructosamine kinase family protein, which translates to MWTEIDTQISRVTGERFQSQQRRSVSGGCINQGYAVADGTLTYFVKLNQASQVAMFEAEALGLEQMLTTNSIRVPKPICWGIAGNSGYIVLEWLEMGSGNTNSWEEMGRNLAKMHKATSQKGYGWDMNNTIGSTPQINTWTEDWTEFYSKHRLGYQFQLARRRGGSFPKQDELLGALPELLADHEVQPSLVHGDLWGGNAGCTVSGEPVIFDPATYFGDREVDIAMTELFGGFPAAFYKGYNQVFPLDAGYEKRKTLYNLYHILNHFNLFGGGYASQANRMIEQILR; encoded by the coding sequence ATGTGGACTGAAATAGATACCCAAATTAGCCGGGTGACTGGCGAAAGGTTCCAGAGTCAGCAGAGGCGATCGGTTAGTGGTGGCTGTATTAACCAAGGCTATGCTGTTGCTGATGGTACATTGACCTATTTTGTCAAACTCAACCAAGCATCTCAAGTTGCCATGTTTGAGGCGGAAGCCCTGGGTTTAGAGCAAATGCTGACGACGAATAGCATCCGTGTTCCCAAGCCGATTTGTTGGGGAATCGCTGGTAATTCTGGCTACATTGTTTTGGAATGGCTAGAAATGGGAAGTGGTAACACCAATTCTTGGGAAGAGATGGGACGCAATTTGGCGAAAATGCACAAAGCCACTAGCCAGAAAGGATACGGCTGGGATATGAATAACACCATCGGTTCCACACCCCAAATCAACACTTGGACGGAAGATTGGACGGAATTTTATAGCAAACATCGCCTTGGTTATCAGTTTCAGTTAGCTAGGCGACGGGGTGGTAGTTTTCCCAAACAAGATGAGTTACTAGGGGCGCTTCCAGAACTATTGGCAGATCATGAAGTGCAACCATCTTTAGTACACGGTGATTTATGGGGTGGGAATGCTGGATGTACAGTTTCAGGGGAACCCGTGATATTTGATCCAGCCACTTATTTTGGGGATAGAGAAGTTGATATTGCCATGACAGAACTTTTTGGCGGTTTCCCCGCAGCTTTTTATAAAGGTTATAACCAAGTCTTTCCTTTAGATGCTGGCTATGAAAAACGGAAAACACTATATAACCTGTATCACATCCTCAATCACTTCAATTTATTTGGTGGTGGTTATGCTTCCCAAGCCAATCGAATGATAGAACAGATTTTGCGTTGA
- a CDS encoding single-stranded-DNA-specific exonuclease RecJ, giving the protein MLDRPPTELSKPRRRLPNQRWHIHLQKTDLAQKLADVTNLSPIVCQLLINRGIETPEQAQAFLEPESLNLPSPLAEFPDLAMSVELLQEAIACQSKIAICGDYDADGMTSTALLLRSLRSLGAQVDYAIPSRMHEGYGINKRIVEEFHNEGVRLILTVDNGISAFEPIARAKELGLNVIITDHHDIPQKLPPADAILNPKLIAESSPYRGVAGVGVAYILAVTLAQKLDKTKGLIQPMLALFTLGTIADLAPLSGVNRRWVKRGLKLLPKSQLPGIQALIQVAGVQATGEGVGVQGSKGVGKDKLILPVQSPATTPKTLKPEDIGFRLGPRINAVGRIGDPLTVIELLTTDDEGLALERAMQCEQANTSRQQMCEEIEQQAIAHVEELYATSLQQDRVLVVIQPHWHHGVIGIVASRLVERYGVPVFIGTYEDEELIRGSARSIPEFNVFTALEYCHDLLGKYGGHKAAGGFSFPATNLPKLRSRLREFANQCLQPQHLKPLLQIDVEANFNQIHQELYQQLNSLHPCGIDNPDPVFWTPNVQVVEQQIVGKGHIKVTLSQTINGQQYQFKAIAWRWRDYYPLPSRLDIAYKLRENNFNGNTSLELELLGVRLAKKQIEEQSNQLQLIYQASPKPLRTAFKHNQRQYTCGVYQNNSLPELRIKNSDGKVLVMQPGNIVGLLGTSREDALEIDLTLPQYDSIIQAAMQALSMLSAEC; this is encoded by the coding sequence ATGCTAGACCGACCTCCTACGGAACTCTCAAAACCTCGCAGGCGCTTACCTAATCAGCGTTGGCATATTCACCTACAAAAAACAGATTTAGCCCAAAAACTAGCAGATGTAACAAATCTTTCGCCTATTGTTTGTCAATTGTTGATTAATCGGGGTATTGAAACACCAGAACAAGCACAAGCATTTTTAGAACCTGAATCCTTAAATTTACCCTCGCCATTAGCAGAATTTCCAGACTTGGCGATGAGTGTGGAGTTATTACAAGAGGCGATCGCTTGCCAAAGTAAAATAGCTATCTGCGGTGATTATGATGCTGATGGGATGACTAGCACGGCTTTACTTTTGCGTAGTCTCCGCAGCTTAGGCGCTCAAGTAGATTATGCTATTCCTAGCCGGATGCACGAAGGTTATGGCATTAATAAGCGGATTGTAGAAGAATTTCATAATGAGGGTGTGAGATTAATCCTGACTGTTGATAATGGTATTTCTGCATTTGAACCAATCGCTAGAGCCAAAGAACTGGGTTTAAATGTCATTATCACCGACCACCACGACATCCCCCAAAAACTACCCCCAGCCGATGCAATCCTCAACCCGAAATTGATCGCTGAATCTTCGCCATATCGGGGTGTGGCTGGTGTTGGTGTTGCCTATATTTTGGCAGTAACCTTGGCACAAAAGCTAGACAAAACCAAAGGCTTAATTCAGCCGATGTTAGCACTGTTCACCTTGGGAACGATCGCAGATTTAGCTCCTTTAAGTGGTGTTAACCGTCGCTGGGTAAAGCGCGGTTTAAAGCTTTTACCTAAATCCCAATTACCAGGAATCCAAGCGTTAATTCAAGTTGCGGGAGTACAAGCCACAGGTGAGGGTGTAGGGGTGCAGGGGTCTAAGGGTGTAGGGAAAGACAAACTAATACTCCCTGTCCAATCCCCAGCCACCACCCCTAAAACTCTCAAGCCAGAAGATATCGGTTTTCGTTTGGGGCCGCGTATCAATGCGGTGGGGCGGATTGGCGACCCTTTGACGGTAATTGAATTACTGACAACAGATGATGAGGGACTAGCTTTGGAACGCGCTATGCAGTGCGAACAGGCTAATACTAGTCGCCAGCAAATGTGCGAAGAAATCGAACAACAAGCGATCGCCCACGTAGAGGAGTTGTATGCAACGTCTCTACAACAAGACCGGGTATTGGTTGTGATCCAACCCCATTGGCATCATGGTGTAATTGGTATTGTCGCTTCCCGCTTAGTAGAACGTTACGGCGTTCCCGTCTTTATTGGTACTTATGAAGATGAAGAACTAATTCGCGGTTCAGCTAGGAGTATCCCGGAATTTAATGTATTTACTGCATTAGAATATTGTCACGACTTGCTGGGTAAATATGGTGGTCACAAAGCCGCCGGCGGATTTTCCTTCCCCGCTACTAATTTACCGAAGTTGCGATCGCGTCTGCGTGAGTTTGCTAATCAATGTTTGCAACCCCAACACCTCAAGCCGTTACTGCAAATTGATGTTGAGGCTAACTTTAATCAAATCCATCAAGAACTGTATCAACAGCTAAATTCTCTCCACCCTTGCGGTATCGATAACCCTGATCCGGTTTTTTGGACACCCAACGTTCAAGTTGTAGAACAGCAAATAGTCGGCAAAGGTCATATCAAAGTCACACTCAGCCAAACTATCAACGGTCAACAATATCAATTTAAGGCGATCGCTTGGCGTTGGCGTGATTATTACCCCTTACCATCAAGATTAGATATAGCTTACAAATTGCGCGAAAATAACTTTAATGGTAATACTAGTCTGGAGTTAGAATTATTAGGTGTGAGACTGGCAAAGAAACAAATTGAGGAGCAGTCAAACCAGTTACAACTTATTTATCAAGCTTCTCCCAAACCTTTAAGAACCGCCTTCAAGCACAATCAACGTCAATATACTTGTGGGGTTTATCAAAATAATTCTCTCCCCGAACTCAGAATCAAAAACTCAGATGGCAAAGTTCTAGTGATGCAGCCAGGAAACATAGTCGGGTTACTAGGAACTAGTCGTGAAGATGCCCTAGAAATTGATTTAACTTTACCCCAATATGATTCTATTATTCAAGCCGCTATGCAAGCATTATCAATGCTGAGTGCTGAGTGCTGA
- the psb30 gene encoding photosystem II reaction center protein Ycf12/Psb30, whose amino-acid sequence MFDALANINWEVIFQLTSVALIIIAGPAVIFVLAFRNGNL is encoded by the coding sequence ATGTTTGACGCTTTAGCCAACATCAATTGGGAAGTTATTTTCCAGCTAACCTCTGTTGCACTAATAATCATTGCTGGGCCTGCTGTGATTTTTGTGCTGGCATTCCGCAACGGCAACCTATAA
- a CDS encoding YkgJ family cysteine cluster protein, with amino-acid sequence MANWQCVKQCGACCNLDPAERPEIEDYLTPDELEIYFSMVGEGGWCVNFDHTTRECRIYSTRPRFCRVEPDIFQDMYGIESEELNDFAIECCRQQIEGVYGDRSLEMLRFDKAVGI; translated from the coding sequence ATGGCAAACTGGCAATGCGTCAAACAATGTGGAGCCTGCTGCAATCTTGACCCAGCAGAACGCCCAGAAATAGAAGACTATCTCACACCAGATGAACTAGAGATTTACTTCAGCATGGTAGGCGAAGGTGGATGGTGCGTTAACTTTGACCATACCACAAGAGAATGTCGCATCTACTCAACACGTCCCCGTTTCTGCCGTGTAGAGCCAGATATATTTCAGGATATGTATGGTATTGAGTCAGAAGAACTAAATGATTTTGCTATTGAGTGCTGTCGCCAACAAATTGAAGGGGTCTACGGTGACAGAAGTCTGGAAATGCTGCGTTTTGATAAAGCTGTGGGTATTTAA